The following are from one region of the Anguilla rostrata isolate EN2019 chromosome 7, ASM1855537v3, whole genome shotgun sequence genome:
- the rad52 gene encoding DNA repair protein RAD52 homolog isoform X2: protein MHNETGQHSDSKDDGASTTMSFGKYKYTADEYQAVQNALRRNLGPEYISTRIAGGGQKVCYIEGHRVISLANEMFGYNGWSHSISQQNVDFVDLVNGKFYVGVSAFVKVQLKDGSYHEDVGYGVSEGLKSKALALEKARKEAVTDGLKRALKCFGNSLGNCILNKEYLMAINKVPKQPQPPLDPAQTKRSEGEPLVEKARYCSLQQGDRCGSGASNSLGTSVRGPVEQPKAEPGLQENGGARNPPPQTPALQDSENRRISTSRESAADVGDTSGFSDTLTDPRQQRKLKQQQQQQKFRQEMEAKKMQSGQLQPKAENTAPPRGEEAPSNLQGRSGSSGQGDWQVDHSTPAGRRATATAEDEFLADSQLWDLNLEDIDVLEAQAGGARGAHPSTQGNGHHQMTTRSRTPQRVQSLRPPVRPQPPNSYQPPHSTAHSTAQADHTAHNGASVSPYRQGQHVKKRKLDPR, encoded by the exons ATGCACAATGAGACCGGTCAGCATAGTGACAGCAAGGACGACGGAGCCTCCACCACCATGTCCTTCGGAAAG TACAAGTACACCGCCGATGAGTACCAGGCGGTCCAGAATGCACTGCGACGGAACCTTGGACCAGAATACATCAGCACCAGAATTGCAGGAGGTGGTCAAAAG GTCTGCTACATTGAGGGACACAGGGTGATCAGCCTGGCGAATGAAATGTTCGGGTACAATGGCTGGTCACACTCCATCTCCCAGCAGAACGTTG ATTTTGTGGATCTCGTCAATGGCAAATTCTATGTTGGAGTCAGTGCATTTGTCAAGGTCCAGCTGAAG GATGGCTCATACCATGAGGATGTGGGCTACGGTGTTAGTGAGGGGCTCAAGTCCAAAGCCTTGGCACTTGAGAAGGCGAGGAAAGAGGCTGTTACTGATGGTTTGAAGCGAGCCCTCAA GTGTTTTGGAAATTCTCTGGGGAACTGTATCCTGAACAAGGAGTACCTCATGGCCATCAACAAGGTTCCCAAACAG CCCCAGCCACCCCTGGACCCTGCCCAGACAAAGCGCTCAGAGGGTGAGCCTCTAGTGGAGAAGGCGAGGTACTGCAGTCTGCAGCAGGGGGACAGGTGTGGGAGTGGGGCCAGCAACAGCTTAGGAACGTCGGTTAGGGGCCCTGTGGAGCAGCCCAAAGCCGAGCCGGGGCTCCAGGAGAACGGGGGAGCCAGGAACCCGCCGCCACAAACCCCTGCCCTGCAGGACAGCGAGAACAGGCGCATCAGCACCTCCAG AGAGTCAGCAGCAGACGTGGGGGACACCTCTGGCTTCTCAGACACGCTCACAGACCCCAGACAGCAGAGGAAACttaagcagcagcagcagcagcaaaagtTTCGGCAAGAGATGGAGGCCAAGAAGATGCAGAGCGGGCAGCTGCAGCCCAAGGCAGAAAATACAGCGCCACCAAGGGGAGAGGAGGCACCAAGCAACCTCCAGG GGCGGTCAGGCTCCTCGGGCCAGGGTGATTGGCAGGTCGACCACAGCACGCCCGCCGGACGCCGAGCGACCGCGACCGCGGAGGACGAGTTCCTGGCAG ACTCACAActgtgggatttgaacctggaAGACATCGACGTCCTGGAGGCTCAGGCAGGGGGCGCCAGGGGCGCGCACCCATCCACACAGGGCAACGGGCACCACCAGATGACCACCCGCAGCAGGACCCCACAGAGAGTCCAGTCACTGAGACCTCCCGTCAGACCCCAGCCCCCGAACAGCTACCAGCCCCCACACTCCACTGCCCACTCCACTGCCCAGGCAGACCATACCGCCCACAATG GAGCTTCCGTCAGCCCGTACAGACAAGGACAGCACGTGAAGAAACGAAAGCTGGACCCCAGATGA
- the rad52 gene encoding DNA repair protein RAD52 homolog isoform X1: protein MHNETGQHSDSKDDGASTTMSFGKYKYTADEYQAVQNALRRNLGPEYISTRIAGGGQKVCYIEGHRVISLANEMFGYNGWSHSISQQNVDFVDLVNGKFYVGVSAFVKVQLKDGSYHEDVGYGVSEGLKSKALALEKARKEAVTDGLKRALKCFGNSLGNCILNKEYLMAINKVPKQPQPPLDPAQTKRSEGEPLVEKARYCSLQQGDRCGSGASNSLGTSVRGPVEQPKAEPGLQENGGARNPPPQTPALQDSENRRISTSRESAADVGDTSGFSDTLTDPRQQRKLKQQQQQQKFRQEMEAKKMQSGQLQPKAENTAPPRGEEAPSNLQGRSGSSGQGDWQVDHSTPAGRRATATAEDEFLAEDSQLWDLNLEDIDVLEAQAGGARGAHPSTQGNGHHQMTTRSRTPQRVQSLRPPVRPQPPNSYQPPHSTAHSTAQADHTAHNGASVSPYRQGQHVKKRKLDPR, encoded by the exons ATGCACAATGAGACCGGTCAGCATAGTGACAGCAAGGACGACGGAGCCTCCACCACCATGTCCTTCGGAAAG TACAAGTACACCGCCGATGAGTACCAGGCGGTCCAGAATGCACTGCGACGGAACCTTGGACCAGAATACATCAGCACCAGAATTGCAGGAGGTGGTCAAAAG GTCTGCTACATTGAGGGACACAGGGTGATCAGCCTGGCGAATGAAATGTTCGGGTACAATGGCTGGTCACACTCCATCTCCCAGCAGAACGTTG ATTTTGTGGATCTCGTCAATGGCAAATTCTATGTTGGAGTCAGTGCATTTGTCAAGGTCCAGCTGAAG GATGGCTCATACCATGAGGATGTGGGCTACGGTGTTAGTGAGGGGCTCAAGTCCAAAGCCTTGGCACTTGAGAAGGCGAGGAAAGAGGCTGTTACTGATGGTTTGAAGCGAGCCCTCAA GTGTTTTGGAAATTCTCTGGGGAACTGTATCCTGAACAAGGAGTACCTCATGGCCATCAACAAGGTTCCCAAACAG CCCCAGCCACCCCTGGACCCTGCCCAGACAAAGCGCTCAGAGGGTGAGCCTCTAGTGGAGAAGGCGAGGTACTGCAGTCTGCAGCAGGGGGACAGGTGTGGGAGTGGGGCCAGCAACAGCTTAGGAACGTCGGTTAGGGGCCCTGTGGAGCAGCCCAAAGCCGAGCCGGGGCTCCAGGAGAACGGGGGAGCCAGGAACCCGCCGCCACAAACCCCTGCCCTGCAGGACAGCGAGAACAGGCGCATCAGCACCTCCAG AGAGTCAGCAGCAGACGTGGGGGACACCTCTGGCTTCTCAGACACGCTCACAGACCCCAGACAGCAGAGGAAACttaagcagcagcagcagcagcaaaagtTTCGGCAAGAGATGGAGGCCAAGAAGATGCAGAGCGGGCAGCTGCAGCCCAAGGCAGAAAATACAGCGCCACCAAGGGGAGAGGAGGCACCAAGCAACCTCCAGG GGCGGTCAGGCTCCTCGGGCCAGGGTGATTGGCAGGTCGACCACAGCACGCCCGCCGGACGCCGAGCGACCGCGACCGCGGAGGACGAGTTCCTGGCAG AAGACTCACAActgtgggatttgaacctggaAGACATCGACGTCCTGGAGGCTCAGGCAGGGGGCGCCAGGGGCGCGCACCCATCCACACAGGGCAACGGGCACCACCAGATGACCACCCGCAGCAGGACCCCACAGAGAGTCCAGTCACTGAGACCTCCCGTCAGACCCCAGCCCCCGAACAGCTACCAGCCCCCACACTCCACTGCCCACTCCACTGCCCAGGCAGACCATACCGCCCACAATG GAGCTTCCGTCAGCCCGTACAGACAAGGACAGCACGTGAAGAAACGAAAGCTGGACCCCAGATGA